The following coding sequences are from one Paenibacillus tundrae window:
- a CDS encoding ABC transporter substrate-binding protein, translating to MKKRTLISLLLILVIVISGCSVKTKSDTQAESSTSDTTETTTNQAPVDITLLAQSSSENDVNIIRDQLTKNGFNVKLNLQPDYGSYKSQQDAGNYDIALSSWTTVTGNPDYAVRSLFKTGGDYSILADEEIDKLIDEAATQTPDQYKETYKNLEQRLVTDQAYIAPVYNSLKNQALNKDVINQDTVRLSKSRAMAWEPIQFKDSSKNETDPLILTQSASVLTSLDPIKGNDGSINQLNTNMYVRLVNLTDDDQLTAEGSLSHNFSIADGNSEYYFVLRDDINFAKIDNKKAVDTGERVGADDVIFSMDRAKNKDSVPDHRTYSLHEHIQKTELVTDLSVLESTQQTGGGGSIKDALEQGLDSKITELVSDKTKADNGAGKYQVIKLTTTEPFPQVLNYLAHQSAGIVSKKQVESINTYDVASFDVNKDIPYGDQNTVTEGAAYNNTLYTSGPYILSYKNDYEGVFLKNPGYRAGTEYAPKISQVNVRFIADADSALSALRSGEIHLYYGVPETKYDIVESDSKLHLQSIPSNAVSYLLFNTANREVSKSSDLRKAVLYSINQDEILQFYKNNKLKAFSTLSPLVQTGNELKADPAKVKEFLSNYNASK from the coding sequence ATGAAAAAACGTACACTCATTTCGCTGTTACTTATCTTGGTCATTGTGATCTCCGGCTGCAGCGTAAAAACGAAGAGCGATACTCAAGCTGAATCGTCAACTTCGGATACAACAGAGACTACTACGAATCAAGCACCAGTAGATATTACATTGCTGGCACAAAGTTCTTCCGAGAACGATGTAAACATCATCCGTGACCAGCTGACTAAAAACGGATTCAACGTGAAGCTGAACCTGCAACCGGATTACGGTAGCTACAAATCCCAACAGGACGCTGGGAATTATGACATTGCTTTGTCAAGCTGGACAACAGTTACGGGAAACCCGGACTATGCCGTTCGTTCTCTTTTCAAAACAGGCGGAGATTACAGCATTTTGGCTGATGAAGAAATCGACAAGTTGATTGATGAAGCAGCTACGCAAACGCCAGATCAATACAAAGAAACGTACAAGAACTTGGAGCAACGTCTGGTAACTGATCAAGCGTATATCGCTCCAGTCTATAACTCCCTCAAAAACCAGGCACTGAACAAAGACGTTATTAACCAAGATACAGTGCGCTTGTCCAAATCTCGTGCAATGGCTTGGGAACCGATTCAATTCAAGGACAGTTCCAAAAACGAAACAGATCCTCTGATCTTGACGCAAAGCGCGTCTGTACTAACCTCTCTTGACCCGATCAAAGGTAATGATGGTTCTATCAACCAACTGAATACCAATATGTATGTGCGTCTAGTCAATCTGACGGATGACGATCAACTGACTGCTGAGGGATCCCTGTCCCACAACTTCAGCATCGCGGATGGAAACTCAGAGTACTACTTCGTCTTGAGAGACGATATTAACTTTGCTAAGATTGACAACAAAAAAGCAGTAGATACGGGTGAACGCGTTGGTGCGGATGATGTTATCTTCTCCATGGATCGTGCCAAAAATAAAGATTCCGTGCCTGATCACCGGACATACAGCTTGCATGAGCACATCCAAAAAACCGAGCTGGTCACAGATCTGAGCGTACTGGAGTCTACGCAACAAACTGGTGGTGGCGGTTCAATCAAGGATGCATTGGAACAAGGATTGGACAGCAAAATTACAGAGCTTGTATCTGATAAAACCAAAGCAGACAACGGAGCAGGTAAATATCAGGTCATCAAACTGACAACAACTGAACCGTTCCCGCAAGTATTGAACTACCTGGCTCACCAATCGGCTGGTATCGTGTCCAAGAAACAAGTGGAAAGCATCAACACTTATGATGTAGCATCCTTTGATGTGAACAAAGACATCCCTTACGGTGATCAAAACACAGTAACTGAAGGAGCAGCGTACAACAATACGTTGTATACAAGTGGACCATACATTTTGTCATACAAAAATGACTATGAAGGTGTATTCCTCAAAAATCCTGGCTATCGCGCAGGAACCGAGTATGCACCGAAAATTTCACAAGTAAATGTACGCTTTATCGCTGATGCAGACAGCGCACTTTCCGCCCTGCGTAGCGGTGAGATCCACCTCTACTACGGTGTGCCTGAAACCAAGTATGACATCGTTGAGAGTGATAGCAAGCTGCACTTACAGAGTATCCCGAGCAACGCGGTATCTTACCTGCTGTTCAACACGGCAAATCGTGAAGTATCCAAGAGCAGTGACCTGAGAAAAGCTGTTCTATACTCTATTAATCAGGATGAAATTCTGCAATTCTATAAAAACAACAAACTAAAAGCATTCTCCACATTAAGCCCACTGGTTCAGACAGGTAACGAATTGAAGGCTGATCCAGCAAAAGTAAAAGAGTTCTTGAGCAACTACAACGCTTCAAAATAA
- a CDS encoding ABC transporter permease — MNVAEGSRMSRLAHTLGFIYDKMLLHPSYRYVLFILGLPVNLIVLLVWRSRRQQDGWKVARQEAEQEMLTHAYRDQLRGEIEEQLRRKHRFFKQHVSESEFQHETQEWLEETLRKEVNERTAFKLREKGQQRTTMADTFRSLINHPWFFVLSLIPGCLMYGILLLYGNPYLKYIFERLLMTIFVIMGVATLVFTILYLSPFNPAANILGETATPEQIAAFNHVYGLDQPYLVQLWNNIKGIALFDLGKSFAGNEDVTATIARKFPITLTLAVISLLIAIVIALPIGIISAIKPNSLFDYTFMFIALIGLSIPNFWQGLIFILNFSIKMQWLPATFNPQNWLSMIMPTIVLGTGLTAAVARMTRSSTLEVIHEDYVMTARAKGLSERHVLLKHAVRNALIPIVTVVGLQFGGMLGGAAVTEKVFNISGLGSYIVDKQFIPDIPSIMGGVVYTAITISIINVIVDLMYAFIDPRVRSKMKQY, encoded by the coding sequence TTGAATGTAGCAGAAGGCAGCAGAATGTCACGGCTTGCACACACCTTGGGCTTTATCTACGACAAAATGTTGCTCCACCCCTCCTATCGATATGTTCTATTTATTCTCGGCTTGCCCGTTAATTTAATCGTGTTATTGGTCTGGAGATCCAGAAGACAACAGGATGGCTGGAAGGTCGCTAGGCAAGAAGCAGAACAGGAAATGCTGACTCATGCCTATCGAGATCAACTTCGCGGAGAAATAGAAGAACAACTTCGACGGAAGCATCGCTTCTTCAAGCAGCATGTCAGTGAGAGCGAATTCCAACATGAAACGCAAGAATGGCTAGAAGAAACGCTTCGCAAAGAGGTGAACGAGCGTACAGCTTTCAAACTTCGGGAAAAAGGACAACAACGAACAACGATGGCGGATACCTTCCGCTCACTGATTAACCATCCGTGGTTTTTCGTGTTATCACTTATTCCAGGCTGTCTGATGTACGGCATTTTATTGTTGTATGGCAATCCCTATCTCAAGTACATATTTGAAAGACTACTCATGACCATATTCGTCATAATGGGCGTAGCCACACTTGTATTCACCATTTTATATCTGTCGCCATTTAATCCGGCAGCTAACATTCTGGGAGAGACAGCAACGCCAGAACAGATTGCAGCTTTTAATCACGTATATGGACTAGATCAGCCTTATCTCGTGCAGCTCTGGAATAATATCAAAGGCATTGCCTTATTTGATCTTGGGAAGTCGTTTGCGGGGAATGAAGATGTCACAGCCACCATTGCTCGAAAGTTTCCGATTACGCTAACTTTGGCTGTTATCTCACTATTGATTGCCATTGTGATCGCACTGCCGATCGGTATTATCTCAGCAATCAAACCGAATTCATTATTTGATTACACGTTCATGTTTATCGCATTAATCGGATTATCGATTCCAAACTTCTGGCAAGGACTTATTTTCATTCTGAATTTCTCAATCAAAATGCAATGGCTACCCGCTACCTTCAATCCGCAGAACTGGTTATCCATGATCATGCCAACCATCGTTCTGGGAACCGGACTCACGGCGGCTGTTGCACGGATGACCCGTTCTTCTACACTCGAAGTCATTCATGAAGATTACGTCATGACTGCTCGGGCTAAAGGACTTAGTGAGCGCCACGTCCTTCTTAAACATGCAGTTCGTAACGCATTGATTCCTATCGTGACGGTTGTCGGTCTGCAATTTGGCGGAATGCTCGGCGGAGCCGCGGTAACAGAGAAAGTGTTTAACATCAGCGGTCTGGGCAGCTACATTGTGGATAAGCAATTTATACCCGATATTCCGAGTATTATGGGCGGAGTAGTGTACACTGCAATTACGATTTCGATTATCAATGTGATCGTTGATCTGATGTACGCTTTTATTGATCCGAGGGTACGTTCCAAGATGAAACAATATTAA
- a CDS encoding ABC transporter permease, producing MTKSGSITQEMRFRLKSSSEYSQANFAWITSLLLTLLFMFNSYDYGENVFRPFILTAFLAYLFFTLVQSFVTYKLRKDLMRDGSISVWTRRMGWIQLLAIITGNIFIVTAAFHLIRRGKSVEYTFAVYTVLTQLFVIGVSGLNIFKPYVADTFLPAMAVLLLIMVIDLIVLFIVSQYAPAQMLPRWMLIVSVVLILTSITGNLFALLLGVTLLGRIRRQGKQKSNFWNDLWERLAPNVTAMSGLFFIVFLFSISICSFYTFDYSVAVENNYSALLQPPSLAYPLGTDDFGRDLFSRIVFGARISLIVGCMSTIIPVLIGGVLGAFSGFYGKHTDNIIMRLLDVLYAIPGILLAIAIIAAFGANTVNLILALSLGSIPTYARTMRASVLYVSTFEFVEAARALGYNNRSIIFKHIIPNSLAPMIIKSTLTIGGAVIATSSLSYLGLGVEPHIPEWGNILKLGSTYLETHSYLAIYPGLAIILLVLSFNFLGDGLRDALDPKLEKV from the coding sequence ATGACAAAATCAGGTTCTATTACACAAGAGATGCGTTTTCGACTGAAGTCTTCTTCAGAATATAGTCAGGCTAACTTCGCCTGGATCACTTCGCTACTCCTGACATTGCTCTTCATGTTCAATAGCTATGATTACGGGGAGAACGTATTTAGACCATTTATTCTGACAGCATTTCTGGCTTACCTGTTCTTCACACTCGTTCAGAGCTTCGTGACCTATAAATTACGCAAAGACCTGATGCGCGATGGCTCGATCTCTGTCTGGACTCGCAGGATGGGATGGATTCAACTTCTGGCCATCATCACAGGTAATATTTTTATTGTCACGGCTGCTTTTCATCTGATTCGAAGAGGCAAGAGCGTTGAGTATACCTTCGCTGTCTACACCGTGCTGACTCAGCTCTTCGTGATAGGTGTATCGGGCTTGAATATATTCAAACCCTACGTCGCGGATACCTTTCTTCCAGCAATGGCGGTACTTCTTCTGATCATGGTCATTGATCTGATCGTGCTGTTCATCGTATCTCAATATGCGCCAGCACAGATGCTTCCTCGCTGGATGCTGATCGTCAGTGTAGTGCTTATCCTGACTTCAATTACAGGTAACCTGTTTGCTCTGTTGCTGGGTGTTACCCTTCTTGGACGGATACGCCGCCAAGGGAAGCAAAAATCTAACTTCTGGAACGATCTATGGGAACGACTTGCTCCAAATGTAACTGCGATGTCAGGCTTGTTCTTCATCGTTTTCCTATTCTCGATCTCGATCTGTAGTTTCTATACGTTCGACTATAGCGTAGCCGTGGAAAACAATTACTCAGCCCTGTTACAGCCGCCTTCTCTCGCCTACCCGCTTGGGACGGATGACTTTGGACGCGACCTGTTCTCCCGAATTGTATTCGGTGCTCGAATTTCTCTCATTGTAGGTTGTATGTCCACCATCATTCCCGTATTGATTGGCGGGGTGCTCGGAGCATTCTCAGGCTTCTATGGTAAACATACAGACAATATCATCATGCGACTGCTTGATGTACTGTACGCTATACCAGGTATCCTGCTTGCCATTGCAATCATCGCGGCATTTGGAGCGAATACCGTCAACCTGATCCTGGCGCTAAGCCTTGGCTCTATCCCGACTTACGCTCGAACAATGAGAGCAAGTGTGCTTTATGTATCTACCTTTGAATTTGTAGAGGCAGCACGTGCACTCGGGTATAACAACCGTTCCATCATTTTCAAACACATCATTCCGAACTCGCTAGCTCCAATGATCATCAAGTCCACACTTACGATTGGTGGAGCCGTCATCGCCACGAGCAGCTTGAGTTATCTTGGGCTCGGCGTTGAGCCACATATTCCGGAATGGGGCAACATTCTCAAACTAGGCAGTACGTATCTGGAGACACATTCGTATCTTGCCATTTATCCTGGTCTTGCCATTATTCTACTTGTTCTTTCGTTTAACTTTCTCGGTGACGGACTGCGCGACGCGCTTGATCCTAAGCTTGAAAAAGTATAA
- a CDS encoding glycoside hydrolase family 1 protein: protein MTTAKKGFPENFLWGGATAANQLEGAFDKDGKGLSTADMIAHVPKEKRTGGHAMEISSSRIEEILAGKIEERFPKRFGIDFYHRFREDIALFAEMGFKVFRLSIHWARIFPNGYDQEPNEAGLKFYDEVFDELLKHGIEPLVTLSHYETPLGLTQKYNGWAGREVIQHYVRYAETVFNRYKNKVKYWLTFNEINVMVFSPYTGGGILIDKVDNKLQTTYQALHHQFVASALVTKLAHEIIPGSQVGCMLARMETYPATCNPVDVQLAQHENQLNLFFTDMHARGKYPNYMARYFEENNIVIQKEAGDDEILLNNTVDFISFSYYMSVTKSASADLEETAGNLTGGVKNPYLEASDWGWEIDPIGLRVTLNNFWDRYQKPLFIVENGLGAYDKVEEDGSIHDTYRVDYLKKHIEQMKEAIKDGVELIGFTAWGPIDLVSMSTSEMSKRYGFIYVDLDDEGNGTLERSKKDSFDWYKNVIATNGEQL, encoded by the coding sequence ATGACCACAGCTAAAAAAGGATTCCCTGAAAACTTCCTATGGGGCGGCGCTACAGCGGCGAATCAATTGGAGGGTGCATTTGATAAGGATGGCAAAGGTCTCTCCACTGCGGATATGATCGCACATGTTCCTAAAGAGAAGCGTACTGGCGGCCATGCAATGGAAATTTCCTCTTCCCGCATTGAAGAGATTCTGGCTGGCAAAATCGAAGAACGTTTCCCTAAACGTTTTGGTATTGATTTCTACCATCGTTTCAGAGAAGATATCGCATTGTTTGCAGAAATGGGCTTCAAAGTATTCCGTTTGTCCATCCACTGGGCACGTATTTTCCCGAACGGTTATGATCAAGAGCCTAATGAAGCAGGTTTGAAATTCTACGATGAAGTCTTCGACGAGTTGTTGAAACATGGCATTGAGCCGCTCGTAACGTTGTCTCACTATGAGACTCCGCTCGGTTTGACGCAAAAATATAACGGCTGGGCTGGCCGTGAAGTAATCCAACATTATGTTAGATACGCAGAGACCGTATTTAATCGCTATAAAAACAAAGTGAAATACTGGCTTACTTTCAATGAAATTAACGTAATGGTGTTCAGTCCTTACACTGGCGGCGGAATTCTCATTGATAAAGTAGACAACAAGCTGCAAACCACATATCAAGCGTTGCATCACCAATTTGTTGCAAGTGCATTGGTAACGAAGCTTGCGCATGAGATTATCCCAGGTTCCCAAGTGGGCTGTATGCTTGCACGTATGGAGACATACCCAGCAACTTGTAATCCAGTAGATGTTCAACTGGCTCAGCATGAGAACCAGCTTAACTTGTTCTTCACAGACATGCATGCTCGCGGTAAATACCCGAACTACATGGCTCGTTACTTTGAAGAAAACAACATCGTGATTCAAAAAGAAGCTGGCGATGACGAAATCTTGTTGAACAACACCGTTGATTTCATCTCCTTCAGTTACTACATGTCTGTAACAAAATCAGCTTCCGCTGATTTGGAAGAAACAGCAGGTAACTTGACTGGTGGCGTGAAAAACCCTTATCTGGAAGCTTCCGACTGGGGCTGGGAGATTGATCCGATCGGTCTGCGCGTAACGCTGAACAACTTCTGGGATCGTTACCAAAAACCATTGTTCATCGTTGAAAATGGTCTGGGTGCTTACGACAAGGTTGAGGAAGATGGTTCCATTCACGATACGTATCGTGTAGATTACCTGAAGAAGCATATCGAGCAAATGAAAGAAGCTATCAAAGACGGCGTAGAGTTGATTGGTTTCACAGCTTGGGGTCCAATTGACCTTGTAAGTATGTCAACTTCTGAAATGTCCAAGCGTTATGGCTTCATCTATGTTGATCTGGATGATGAAGGTAACGGAACTTTGGAACGTTCGAAGAAAGATTCCTTTGACTGGTACAAAAATGTAATTGCAACGAATGGTGAGCAACTGTAA
- a CDS encoding suppressor of fused domain protein, with protein MSQEENTSGWDAIDAAVDALYGNQQPKHYGTAIPYMLGGPDPLNGISAYRVEQPTPHWHFITYGFSELYDKETDDPEHSGYGFELTFRLLRNVEEEEPPAWALNLLQNIGRYVFNSGNIFHAGDYMDANGPICLGSDTLLTALAFIEDPDLEEITTPNGTVKFIQMVGVTCRELETIQTWNTRGFLAACASFMPKYVTDLMRNSYVDIPIIEEAVARGIEQEGSSTAFLFIQQLEWTSVHQETLQNAEPAVLQVGAKQARLIGRILRSRTAKGDSLSLIGPNVNITFKAGDEPSFQENENNVTLIVNDAAVIELMEKLKPKAQTFELNTLPGITFRIVRTEITDPDGNIIDTIG; from the coding sequence ATGTCTCAAGAAGAAAACACTTCCGGCTGGGATGCCATTGATGCTGCGGTTGACGCACTCTATGGTAATCAACAGCCTAAACATTACGGGACTGCAATCCCTTATATGTTGGGTGGCCCTGATCCACTCAACGGAATAAGCGCATATCGCGTAGAGCAACCAACACCGCATTGGCACTTCATCACGTATGGCTTCTCAGAGCTCTATGATAAAGAAACAGATGATCCTGAACATAGTGGTTATGGATTCGAATTGACCTTCCGGCTACTTCGGAATGTGGAAGAAGAAGAACCGCCCGCTTGGGCATTGAACCTTTTGCAAAATATCGGAAGATATGTCTTCAACAGCGGTAATATCTTTCACGCAGGCGATTATATGGATGCTAACGGTCCGATCTGCCTCGGTTCTGACACACTGCTGACCGCACTTGCTTTTATCGAAGACCCTGATCTTGAAGAGATAACTACACCGAACGGTACCGTTAAATTCATTCAGATGGTCGGCGTGACATGTAGAGAGCTGGAGACGATACAGACATGGAATACCCGTGGATTCTTAGCTGCATGCGCTAGCTTTATGCCGAAATATGTTACCGATCTCATGCGTAACTCCTATGTGGATATTCCTATCATTGAAGAGGCGGTAGCAAGGGGCATCGAGCAAGAAGGTTCCAGTACTGCCTTTCTGTTCATACAACAACTTGAATGGACGTCCGTTCATCAAGAAACGCTTCAAAATGCCGAACCCGCTGTACTTCAAGTTGGAGCCAAGCAGGCTCGACTCATCGGCAGAATATTGCGTAGTCGCACAGCTAAAGGAGACTCCCTCTCCTTAATCGGACCTAACGTGAACATCACGTTTAAGGCTGGAGACGAGCCATCTTTTCAGGAGAACGAAAACAACGTTACCTTAATTGTAAATGACGCAGCCGTCATTGAACTTATGGAGAAGCTGAAACCGAAAGCCCAAACGTTTGAGTTAAACACGCTTCCCGGTATCACCTTCCGCATCGTACGTACGGAAATTACCGACCCAGATGGGAACATAATTGATACGATCGGCTAA
- a CDS encoding ABC transporter ATP-binding protein, which translates to MQPLLKVNDLSVSFHSGENEFEAVKNVSFEVRPGETLGIVGESGSGKSVTARSIMRLLASPPSRMKQGEIWFKGTDLVNKTQKEMESIRGRDIGMIFQDPMSSLNPTIKIGKQISESLIKHQKVSRREAKKQAIAMLELVGISQGEVRYNQYPHEFSGGMRQRVMIAIALACRPELLIADEPTTALDVTIQAQILDLMKNMQQQLGTSIILITHDLGVVAGMCDRVVVMKSGEIVETGTTAEIFASPKHPYTSRLLNALPRLDEKKKPKPVSLVPRDLEDHQPLLEVKSLRQHFNLGKGNTLKAVNDISFHIRQGETLGVVGESGSGKSTTGRAILRLHEPTGGEVLFKGVPLNRLSASEMKTMRRHMQIIFQDPYASLNPKMRIMDIIGEALDIHGLVKNTSEREKRVEELLELVGLDPSHAQRYPHEFSGGQRQRIGIARALAVEPEFIVCDEPLSALDVSIQAQIVQLLEELQQRLGLTYLFIAHDLSMVKHISDRVAVMYNGKIVELAESEELYSNPQHAYTKALLSAIPVPDPAIESKKKRIVSEEHRDAGVDRYQLEHSSWVEVSDGHWVAI; encoded by the coding sequence ATGCAACCTTTGTTAAAGGTAAATGATCTATCAGTCTCTTTTCATTCCGGGGAGAATGAGTTTGAGGCGGTCAAGAATGTCAGTTTCGAGGTACGTCCAGGTGAAACACTTGGCATTGTTGGGGAGTCTGGTAGTGGCAAAAGTGTGACTGCACGCTCCATTATGAGATTGCTAGCATCTCCGCCTTCACGTATGAAACAAGGGGAGATCTGGTTCAAGGGAACCGATCTTGTGAACAAAACGCAGAAGGAAATGGAGAGCATTCGAGGTCGTGATATCGGAATGATCTTTCAAGATCCAATGAGTTCACTTAATCCGACCATTAAGATTGGTAAACAAATTTCGGAGAGCTTGATTAAACATCAGAAGGTATCCAGACGAGAAGCGAAGAAACAAGCAATAGCGATGCTTGAACTGGTAGGTATATCGCAAGGCGAGGTACGTTACAATCAGTATCCACATGAGTTTTCCGGTGGTATGCGTCAGCGTGTCATGATTGCTATTGCACTCGCCTGCCGACCTGAGCTATTGATTGCCGATGAACCCACGACTGCGCTTGATGTAACCATTCAGGCACAGATTCTCGATTTGATGAAAAATATGCAGCAGCAATTAGGGACCTCGATCATTTTGATAACCCATGATCTTGGGGTTGTTGCAGGCATGTGTGATCGGGTTGTGGTCATGAAGAGTGGGGAGATCGTAGAAACGGGCACAACAGCCGAGATCTTTGCAAGTCCAAAACACCCGTACACTTCCAGATTACTTAACGCATTGCCACGACTGGATGAGAAGAAGAAGCCTAAGCCGGTCTCTCTTGTTCCTCGTGACTTGGAGGATCATCAACCTTTGCTGGAAGTGAAGTCTCTTCGCCAGCATTTCAATCTGGGGAAGGGCAATACCTTGAAGGCCGTGAATGATATTAGCTTTCATATTCGCCAAGGTGAGACGCTGGGTGTCGTGGGGGAATCAGGCAGTGGTAAGTCCACGACTGGACGTGCAATTCTAAGATTGCATGAACCTACGGGCGGTGAAGTGTTGTTTAAAGGGGTTCCGCTGAACCGTCTATCCGCTTCGGAGATGAAGACGATGAGGAGGCATATGCAGATTATTTTCCAAGATCCGTATGCTTCACTGAATCCGAAAATGAGAATCATGGATATTATTGGCGAAGCGCTCGATATTCATGGACTGGTTAAGAATACGTCGGAACGTGAGAAGCGGGTGGAGGAATTATTAGAACTGGTGGGGCTTGATCCGTCACATGCTCAGCGTTATCCGCATGAATTCTCAGGAGGACAACGGCAGCGAATAGGGATCGCAAGAGCACTAGCGGTGGAACCGGAGTTTATTGTATGTGATGAGCCTTTATCTGCATTGGATGTCTCCATTCAGGCGCAGATTGTGCAATTACTAGAAGAGTTGCAGCAGCGTCTTGGTCTGACTTATCTCTTCATTGCGCATGATCTATCGATGGTCAAACATATCAGTGACCGTGTGGCTGTTATGTATAATGGCAAAATTGTCGAGTTAGCCGAGAGTGAAGAGTTATACAGCAACCCTCAGCACGCTTACACGAAGGCATTGTTATCTGCTATTCCTGTTCCGGATCCTGCGATAGAGTCGAAGAAAAAACGAATCGTAAGCGAGGAGCACCGAGATGCTGGTGTGGATCGCTATCAATTGGAACATTCCAGTTGGGTTGAAGTGTCTGATGGGCATTGGGTAGCTATATAA
- a CDS encoding antitoxin Xre/MbcA/ParS toxin-binding domain-containing protein: MSMKEIYSEEFNQASWDAFVHLFDELYAQVDPKWIERARVQKIPADVGQVLLCEMGEYTFKWLEMNIPALGDQSPVSYLETEEGTNELRAAILRMPR; encoded by the coding sequence ATGAGTATGAAAGAGATCTATTCGGAAGAGTTTAATCAGGCTAGTTGGGATGCATTCGTTCATTTGTTTGACGAGTTATATGCGCAGGTGGATCCAAAATGGATAGAACGCGCACGAGTACAGAAAATTCCGGCAGATGTGGGTCAGGTACTTCTGTGTGAAATGGGGGAGTACACATTTAAATGGCTAGAGATGAATATCCCTGCTTTGGGGGACCAAAGTCCTGTAAGTTATTTGGAAACAGAAGAGGGAACCAATGAGCTTCGAGCAGCTATTTTGCGTATGCCACGTTGA
- a CDS encoding LuxR C-terminal-related transcriptional regulator yields the protein MSATTTALSKHWPKTQMPVPKAAQIHYLSKPQLDRVLKINHFLIGAFQHSISNIKENLSGTYLFLLTDSDGVLIAMDHSCDLTDEVQQSPIRLGMIFTAKSCGVNAISETMDQHKPIFLPPELHENPLFQTWHCYATPLSVGLKHSGYLDVSTINADLQSELIAIAKLIPAFMQNSYQSLQASQATGHTSVEFTDRQLTILEMISNGLTVKAIALKLKIKECTVNHHKKVIFNKLGVQSSTEAVSMASRLSYL from the coding sequence ATGAGTGCGACAACAACTGCTTTGAGCAAGCATTGGCCTAAGACCCAGATGCCTGTACCCAAGGCAGCACAGATCCATTATTTATCCAAGCCCCAGCTCGATCGGGTTCTGAAAATCAATCATTTTCTAATCGGTGCCTTCCAGCACAGCATCTCTAATATCAAAGAAAATTTATCAGGAACGTATCTATTCCTTCTTACGGATTCAGATGGCGTGCTGATCGCAATGGATCACAGTTGTGATCTAACCGATGAGGTGCAGCAGTCTCCTATTCGTCTGGGGATGATCTTCACGGCCAAGAGCTGTGGTGTGAATGCGATATCCGAAACGATGGATCAACATAAACCCATTTTTCTACCACCAGAGCTGCATGAAAACCCACTGTTTCAAACCTGGCACTGCTATGCTACTCCTCTCTCCGTGGGTCTGAAGCATTCCGGTTATTTAGATGTGTCTACCATTAACGCTGATCTACAGAGTGAACTTATTGCTATAGCCAAGCTCATTCCTGCATTTATGCAAAATAGCTATCAGAGTCTGCAAGCCTCTCAGGCTACTGGACACACTTCGGTGGAATTCACCGATCGCCAGTTAACGATCCTGGAGATGATCTCGAATGGACTTACTGTCAAGGCGATTGCACTGAAATTAAAAATTAAGGAATGCACCGTTAATCATCACAAAAAAGTGATTTTTAACAAATTAGGTGTGCAATCAAGTACTGAAGCTGTTTCAATGGCTAGCCGATTGTCTTATTTATAA
- a CDS encoding cyclase family protein — MSTELIQAIQLLKEKKWVDLTHTFGPDSPHFSAFDAAQFDTLFNHDQGFFAQSFRFPGQYGTHLDAPIHFVRDTRYLDQLGLKELVLPLVVIDQSAAVANNPDFTLDVEHILAFEQEHGEIEAGSFVALRTDWSKRWPSHELFDNKDADGNSHAPGWSVSALKFLFEERSVKAIGHETFDTDSAIDYRKNGALLAEYYVLAQDTYQVELLTNLDQVPAKGAVIFNLVPKAEKASGFPVRSFAILP, encoded by the coding sequence ATGTCGACTGAACTTATTCAAGCTATTCAATTGTTAAAAGAAAAAAAGTGGGTAGATCTGACACATACCTTTGGGCCAGATTCACCTCACTTCTCAGCCTTTGATGCAGCTCAATTTGATACGCTATTCAATCACGACCAAGGATTTTTTGCACAAAGCTTCCGATTCCCCGGGCAATATGGTACTCACCTAGATGCGCCGATCCATTTTGTGCGTGATACTCGTTATCTGGATCAACTCGGGTTGAAAGAGTTAGTATTACCACTAGTTGTAATCGACCAGTCAGCAGCCGTAGCAAACAATCCTGACTTTACGCTGGATGTGGAGCATATCCTAGCATTCGAGCAAGAGCACGGTGAGATTGAAGCGGGCAGCTTCGTCGCTCTACGTACCGATTGGAGCAAGCGTTGGCCAAGCCATGAGCTATTTGATAATAAGGATGCTGATGGGAACAGTCATGCACCAGGGTGGTCGGTAAGCGCACTGAAATTTCTGTTCGAAGAACGGAGCGTAAAGGCTATCGGTCATGAGACCTTCGATACAGATTCGGCAATAGATTATCGTAAAAATGGAGCTTTACTCGCCGAATATTATGTCTTGGCACAGGATACATATCAAGTAGAGCTGTTGACGAACTTAGATCAGGTTCCTGCCAAAGGAGCAGTCATTTTCAATCTCGTACCCAAAGCGGAGAAAGCGTCCGGATTCCCGGTTAGATCCTTTGCTATCTTGCCATAA